From the genome of Nicotiana tabacum cultivar K326 chromosome 17, ASM71507v2, whole genome shotgun sequence:
TTTTATACCTGTTTCATTGACTTATTAGCCTAACGTTTGCCTAtaaaataccacatagcaaatcaTTTTTATCACATCAAATTCATCCAACCAGTCcaccaaaaaaaagaaaggaaattccaATGACGAAAATTCCACTATTCTGCTCGTCCcttgttattcttcttcttcttgcaaCTTCAATTAGTCCTTCCCAGGGAAATCAAACTTTTCTTGAATGTCTCAAAACCAATTCAAACCCTTCTTATCCAATCTCCTCACTAGTATATTCTCCCAACAACTCTTCATTTCCAACCGTTTTACAAGCTTACATAAGAAACCTAAGGTTTAACGAGTCCACAACAACGAAACCTCTATTCATACTCACTGCATTGCATGAATCCCACATTCAAGCAGCGATTGTATGTGCTAAAGCACAAGGTTTACAGATGAAAATCCGGAGTGGTGGACATGATTATGAGGGTCTATCTTATATCTCCGATGTTCCCTTTTTCATCCTTGACATGTTCAATTTCCGATCTATTAACGTTAACATTGACGATGAATCTGCTTGGGTTGAAGTGGGTGCAACTCTTGGCGAAGTTTACTATAGAATTGCTGAAAAAAGCAACGTTCATGGCTTCCCCGCTGGAGTTTGTCCCACCGTCGGCGTCGGCGGCCACATCAGTGGAGGTGGGTACGGTAACATGATGAGGAAATACGGCCTTACTGTTGATAACATCGTTGATGCTAAATTAATCGATGTTCAAGGCCGAATCCTCGACCGAAAATCGATGGGAGAGGACTTATTTTGGGCTGTTACAGGGGGTGGAGGAGCTAGTTATGGAGTTCTCTTGTCGTATAAAATAAAGTTGGTTCGAGTCCCACTAAAGGTGACAGTTTTTCGAGTCCCAAGATTTTATGACCAAAATGCTCTCGAACTTGCTTACCTATGGCAACGTCGTGCAGACAAGTGGGACGATGACATGTTCATGAGAATGATTATCGATGTAGTAAATAGCACTACACGTCCTACAGAAAAAACTATAAGGGTGTCTTTTTTTACATTATTTCTTGGTGACTCGAAGCAACTTGTCTCATTTATGAACGAAAATTTTCCAGAATTAGGGTTACAACAAAAGGACATTACTGAGATGTCTTGGGTAGAATCTGTTCTTTACTATACAAGTTTTCCTATTGCCCCAATTGACGCTTTGctacgtaggcaacctccatcAGTTACATATTTGAAAAGGAAATCTGATTACTTGAAAAAACCAATGTCAAAGGAAGGGTTGGAGTACATATTCAAGAAAATGATAGAATTACAAACGCCAACAAGTTTGACATTTAATCCATATGGTGGAAAGATGAGTGAAATCTCACCTTCGGCTAAGCCATTTCCACATAGAGCTGGGAATATAGCCAAGATTCAATATTCAACGAATTGGAATGAAGGTGGAGTTGAGGCTGCAGACCATTATCTCAACTTGACAAGAGTCCTTTACGATTATATGACTCCTTTTGTGTCAAAATACCCAAGGGCAGCATTTTTTAAttatagggatattgatttgggTGTTACGCACAATGGAAAGTTGAGTTATTTGGAAGGGCAAGTGTATGGGATCAAGTATTTTAAGGGAAATTTCAACAGGTTGGTGAAGATCAAGACAAAGGTTGATCCTGATAATTTCTTCAGGAATGAACAAGGCATCCCAGTTTACCCAACTTGGAGGAAGTAGATATTATAGGGGGGAAATatggattattattattattatttaataggtcgttttatttgatttttaattgTGAATTATAATTGTTGATTGATTCTTAAAATGTAATATTCACACTTAGTGATCCGTTTGTGAAGATAATGAATAATATATTTATAAGGGTTGAAAATTATTCAATATGATTCGATTACCtatcaagaataaataattcagctttattaattaattaactctaaTCTTGAGTTTTTGTTAGTGATTCGATCGGATCTTCAAAATTATACGTGAAACAAaaacaataatattatttgtttCATCATTTTGGTTAATTAATGGACCGTATAATTCTCGACTGCGTGGTCGAAGAGGATTAGAGAAGAAGAGATCAAGAATTGATTCTCAAGCTAAGCGTGAAATAAAGACCAGGGatatatatgttgacattctGGAGTTGAGTACCAAGAGCTGGGTCAGAACCTAATATAATGAGGACGTACGTCATTGTCAACAATCGAGCTGGGTCAGAACCTAATATAATGAGGACGTACGTCATTGTCAGCAATCGAGGTACCAAGATCGTTATgacgcctaatattttacttgctaggcaagccaacgttaaaatagtTTATCCATTTTAATAGTTcagattaaataataataaataaactgAAATAAATCTGAAGTAAAATGCGAAAAATCATAACAACTGAAATATCTAATACaaccccgaatctggtgtcacgagtgcacgaactactagaataatacagataaaggtctgaatgaaagtaaagatgtctgaatgaaaatacacagctaaaataaagcaGAAGGAGACTTGAGGGCTGCGAGCGccgagcagttgtacctcaagtctccgtactGATAGTCAACCCAAGCAATTTACTGACCGCcgctgggaccgactccaaaatctgtatAAGTccagagtatagtatgagcacaaccgaccccatgtactttgtaagtgccgagcctaacctcaacgaattagtgacgaggctaaggcggtcaCCTACAGTATAACATGTATGCAGTATAAAATAATGATAGGAAAGGAAAATACGGAAACAAAATAAGGCAGTTAACTCATGAAAATAGCTCAATCCTCAAAGAAAACCAGTAAATACCAGATATACCAATCCTTAGAGTTTCGTATGAAAGTACTGCGAATAGAAAACACATAAATTGTTACTGCGCGTAACTCGATCCCACTGTACAACACTATCCTCCCTTATGCCACCATATAAATGTCAATAATAACAAGTAAATATATGTTATGACGCGCAAcacgatcccaccatataatcagagtcaatatcataattcatcCTTATTTCATGTGTTACGGCGGGCAACCCGATCACACCATATCAATATGCattctcccttatttcaccatatcaatccacccttatttcacctgttgcggcgcgcaacccgatcccaccgtatcaatataaataaatcaataagtACA
Proteins encoded in this window:
- the LOC107771115 gene encoding berberine bridge enzyme-like 8 — translated: MTKIPLFCSSLVILLLLATSISPSQGNQTFLECLKTNSNPSYPISSLVYSPNNSSFPTVLQAYIRNLRFNESTTTKPLFILTALHESHIQAAIVCAKAQGLQMKIRSGGHDYEGLSYISDVPFFILDMFNFRSINVNIDDESAWVEVGATLGEVYYRIAEKSNVHGFPAGVCPTVGVGGHISGGGYGNMMRKYGLTVDNIVDAKLIDVQGRILDRKSMGEDLFWAVTGGGGASYGVLLSYKIKLVRVPLKVTVFRVPRFYDQNALELAYLWQRRADKWDDDMFMRMIIDVVNSTTRPTEKTIRVSFFTLFLGDSKQLVSFMNENFPELGLQQKDITEMSWVESVLYYTSFPIAPIDALLRRQPPSVTYLKRKSDYLKKPMSKEGLEYIFKKMIELQTPTSLTFNPYGGKMSEISPSAKPFPHRAGNIAKIQYSTNWNEGGVEAADHYLNLTRVLYDYMTPFVSKYPRAAFFNYRDIDLGVTHNGKLSYLEGQVYGIKYFKGNFNRLVKIKTKVDPDNFFRNEQGIPVYPTWRK